The genomic stretch GCCGCTTCTTACGGATTCGACATCTCAGGTCCGGCCAAAAATGCAAAAGAATCAATCCAATGGCTGTATTTCGGCTATCTTGGCGCAGTGAAGGAACAGAACGGGGCAGCCATGAGCCTTGGCCGTGTCTCGACGTTCCTTGATATTTACATCGAACGTGATTTGGCTCGAGGACTCATTACTGAAGAAGAAGCACAGGAAATGATCGATCATTTTGTCATGAAGCTGCGGATGGTCCGGTTCCTCCGTACGCCTGACTATGACGAACTTTTCAGCGGCGATCCTACATGGGTTACCGAATCAATCGGGGGAATGGGAATCGACGGCCGCCCGCTTGTAACGAAGAACAGTTACAGGTTCCTCCATACGCTTGATAACCTGGGACCTGCTCCTGAACCGAACCTGACTGTATTATGGTCGGAAAAATTGCCGGATCATTTCAAAAAATATTGCGCCAGAATGTCCATTAAGACATCTTCAATCCAGTATGAGAATGATGAAATCATGCGTCCAGAATATGGTGACGACTATGGCATCGCCTGCTGTGTATCCGTCATGAAGATTGGCAAGCAAATGCAGTTTTTCGGCGCCCGCGCCAATCTTGCAAAAGCGTTACTTTATGCAATAAACGGCGGCATTGATGAAAAGCTGAACATACAGGTCGCACCGAAGTCCGCACCGATTGTGAGTGAATACCTGGATTATGAAGAAGTAACGGCAGCGTATGATAAAGTGCTTGACTGGCTGGCAAAACTGTACATGAATACGCTGAATGTCATTCACTACATGCATGATAAATATGCTTACGAGCGGCTCGAGATGGCACTCCATGACAGGGACGTCATCCGCACAATGGCTGGCGGGATTGCCGGATTATCGGTTGTTGCCGATTCCTTGAGTGCGATTAAGTATGCGAAAGTAAAACCGATCCGTGACGTAAACGGAATTGCGGTCGACTTTGAAATCGAAGGTGACTATCCGATGTACGGCAATGATGATGACCGTGTCGACCAGATTGCCGTCGAGCTTGTTGAGAAGTTCATGTCGAAATTCCGTCGGCAGCATTCGTACCGCAATTCAATTCCGACACAATCAATCCTTACCATTACGTCTAATGTCGTATACGGCAAAAAGACCGGTACGACCCCTGATGGCCGCAAAGCAGGCGAACCGTTTGCCCCTGGTGCGAATCCGCTTCACGGCCGTGACCAAAAAGGTGCGCTGGCCTCATTGAATTCGGTGAGCAAGCTCCCTTACCGAGATTGCCAGGACGGGATTTCGTGCACGTTCTCAATCGTTCCGAAAGCACTCGGTAAAGATGATGACACGAGAGCATCCAACATGGCAGCCATTCTGGACGGATATGCTGTCCAGAGCGGACATCATATCAACGTCAATGTATTCAACCGTGACACGCTGTTAGATGCGATGGAGCATCCGGAAAAGTATCCGCAGCTGACCATCCGCGTTTCTGGATATGCTGTCAACTTCATTAAATTGACACGGGAACAGCAGCTTGATGTCATAAACAGAACAATACATGAAAGTATGTGATTAGTATGAAAGGAAGAATCCATTCAGTCGAAACATTGGGAACGGTAGATGGTCCCGGCCTGCGTTACATCGTCTTCACGCAGGGCTGCCCGCTCCGGTGCCTTTATTGCCATAACCCGGATACTTGGGAACGCGCAGGCGGTAATGAAGCGGATTCGGTAATGCTCATCAATGAGGTCAGGCGTTACTTGCCTTACATGAAGGCATCCGGCGGCGGTATAACTGTAAGCGGCGGAGAGCCGCTTTTGCAGCCCGAATTCGTCCTTGACCTGTTCAAGCAAGCGAAAGCGGTCGGAATCAATACAGCGCTTGATACAGCAGGTTCAATCATTCCTGCCAATATCGATGAATTGCTTGAATACACTGATCTTGTGCTGCTTGATGTTAAGCATGTGGACGATGACGGCCATCGGACGATTACCGGCCAGTCAAACCATAACAACCGGAAATTCGCAGCTATTCTTGAAAAAAAGGGTATACCAGTATGGATAAGACATGTTCTTTTACCGGGCTATACCGACGGCGAAGATACGCTGCGGAGGCTCGGGAAGTATGCCGGCAGCCTTTCCAACGTTAAAAAGATTGAAGTTCTTCCTTATCACAAA from Bacillus marinisedimentorum encodes the following:
- the pflB gene encoding formate C-acetyltransferase — translated: MEAVKQPTTTAEAWEGFKEGKWTMESDVRDFIQLNFSAYEGKEDFLAPATDSTKQLWDSVLELMKLEREKGVLDADTKTVSAITSHEPGYINKDIEKIVGLQTDAPLKRAIMPYGGIRMVKSSCDAYGFELDAAVEKTFTDYRKTHNQGVFDVYTGEMLKARKAGVITGLPDAYGRGRIIGDYRRVALYGIDFLMEERKNHHKSLENEMMNEEMIRLREEITEQYRALNELKEMAASYGFDISGPAKNAKESIQWLYFGYLGAVKEQNGAAMSLGRVSTFLDIYIERDLARGLITEEEAQEMIDHFVMKLRMVRFLRTPDYDELFSGDPTWVTESIGGMGIDGRPLVTKNSYRFLHTLDNLGPAPEPNLTVLWSEKLPDHFKKYCARMSIKTSSIQYENDEIMRPEYGDDYGIACCVSVMKIGKQMQFFGARANLAKALLYAINGGIDEKLNIQVAPKSAPIVSEYLDYEEVTAAYDKVLDWLAKLYMNTLNVIHYMHDKYAYERLEMALHDRDVIRTMAGGIAGLSVVADSLSAIKYAKVKPIRDVNGIAVDFEIEGDYPMYGNDDDRVDQIAVELVEKFMSKFRRQHSYRNSIPTQSILTITSNVVYGKKTGTTPDGRKAGEPFAPGANPLHGRDQKGALASLNSVSKLPYRDCQDGISCTFSIVPKALGKDDDTRASNMAAILDGYAVQSGHHINVNVFNRDTLLDAMEHPEKYPQLTIRVSGYAVNFIKLTREQQLDVINRTIHESM
- the pflA gene encoding pyruvate formate-lyase-activating protein, producing MKGRIHSVETLGTVDGPGLRYIVFTQGCPLRCLYCHNPDTWERAGGNEADSVMLINEVRRYLPYMKASGGGITVSGGEPLLQPEFVLDLFKQAKAVGINTALDTAGSIIPANIDELLEYTDLVLLDVKHVDDDGHRTITGQSNHNNRKFAAILEKKGIPVWIRHVLLPGYTDGEDTLRRLGKYAGSLSNVKKIEVLPYHKMGDYKWEALGLTNKLQHVEPPTAEEAENAYKIITNI